The BD1-7 clade bacterium region AGGCAAATCGACCCCCTCAGCCAAGCTTGCCAACCCAAACAGAATACTCTGATGGCCGTTATCAATCGCTGTCCGGTGCTCTTCAAGCAGCTTTTGTTTACTCATATGACTCTGACACAGGGTCTTACTTTGCCAAGTCGCATCCAACAAATCATAAACATCTTGCAGCTGCCGGCGTGATGAAAACAACACCAACACACCTTGATAGCCCTCAGATAACTGCGGAATAAAACGCGCAATTTCTTCAGAGTGCGCATCGTGATTGCCGGGGTCTGATTTCAGCCCTGGCACATAAAAACGTGCATTAGCAGCGTAATCGAAAGGGCTCGGTACAATCGAAGTCTCTGTGTATTTGGGGATCCCGGCATGCATGGCTAACCGATGAAACTCTCCTAAAGCGGTTAATGTAGCCGAGGTTAATACCGCACCATAACAACGACTCCAAAGATAATAACGTAGCGTTCTAGCGGCCAATAACGGACTGGTGCAAAGCTCATAATCGATCAAACCGCCGGATTCGATTAACTGTATCCAACGTGACTCAGGAATATCTTCAAGCTCTTCGCTGTACGCTTGCCACAATGCCAGTTGCTTCTCTGCAGCCCCTAACATTTGACCAACGTCGGCATAAAGTGTTTCTACCACCGGCAGAGCTAGGCCCGTATCATTGTCATCCAATGATTGACTGAGCACATCGTGGGCCGCCATTAATTCATCAACCAGTTCAGAGAATCGCTTGCGCAGTACCTCTGCCAATTGATGTAAATGCCCGGGAATCATTCCCCCTTCAAATCGATAGTAAGGCAAGTGCATAGAATCACCTACCTCCGCCATCAGAGGTGCGACTAATTCTTCGACAATGGGTTTTAACTGGCCATAAAGCTGCTTCAACTCCAGCAACATGCCCGGCACCAGATCTAGGCGATTGAGTAATTTGATAAAGCCGCCGTTCTCAGAGCCGATTTCCTGAATGCTTTTCATGCATTGATCAAACCAATGCATACCGCCAATCACACGCGTTTGTCCGGCAAAATGCCGCAATGCAATATCGGGTAAGTGATGAGCTTCATCAAAGACATAAATCGTATCTTCTGGGGCAGGTAATATAGCGCCGCCACCTAACGCTAAATCTGCCATCACCAGATCATGATTTGCTACCACACAATCTACTGTCGACAGTGTTTCGCGGGCTTTGATAAATGCACACTGGGCCACATGCTGGCAACGCCTGCCTGTACATTGATTTCGATCGGCTGTCAGCGCACGCCAGTCGTCATCATCAATTTCACCTTGCCAATTATCCCGGTCGCCATCCCAATCGCCAGTCAATAGCGCTTTAGCCATAGTTTCGAATACTTGCACACGTTCTTCATCATCACTTTGTGCAGATTGCTCAAAGCCAAATAGATTATCCTGATCCATATTGGCGTTTAGGTTGAGGTCCAGTTTACTGAGGCAAAGATATCGCCCGCGGCCTTTAGCCAAGGCAAAACGAATATTCAAGTCACTGTATTTTTGAATATCCGGCAAATCGCGCTGTAAGATTTGTTCTTGCAGCGCGATGGTTGCGGTCGAGATAACCACTTTTTTGCCCAATGCTTTTGCCAGCGGCAACACAGCCAGCGTATACGCAACGGTTTTACCGGTTCCCGTTCCTGCCTCAATGGCACAAACACCAGCATCGTTAATACGATTACCATCTCCGTCACGTTCAATAGCCCCCAGAGTACGGGCGATCTGACCAATCATCATTTTCTGCCCCTGGCGAGGCTTTAATGAACGATTTTTCAGAAAAGCGCTGTAGGCCTGCTGAATACTTTGTTTTTGCGCCTGGGTTAGCATATTACTCGGAGCTTGGTTTAAGATTGCATGGTTACTTGCGTTAGCTAACGGTCAAACAATGAGAAACTGATTCATTAACGATCAATTTCCTGTCAAAAACCGACTAGCCTACGTATTTTGCCCGGCATATTATGTCTGGTTATTGTCTGATTTTTTATCTGTGTGACGACACGTTTACGCCAATTTACAATTTGGCGTAACAGAGCCACAGCAAAAGGGTCAAAAAACAGACAACAGATCGAGACGCNGAAAATTTGATTATTTACCGCTGAATAATGAGTCCATACGATGTTGAATAAGCTGTTTCGCCCCAAGTGGCAACATGAAAACCCTGAGGTAAGAAAAGCTGCTGTAGAAAAACTCAGCGCCAACGAGCTGGACATTCTAAAACAAATCGCCTCCTCAGATATAGCAGAAGATGTGCGCGAACTGGCAATGAGCAAAATTCAGGATGCCGATACCCTACTCGCACTGGCGCGCAGCGCTTCTTCGCCGCAGCAAAAGCAAGAGTTTTTGCGTCAATGGGCACGCTTCATCGCAGATCCTTCGCAAACTGCTGCTTTTGATGCTGAGCAACTATTAATTGAGTGCCTAGATACCGAGCTGCTAAATGCCATCATTACCTATAGCAGCAACAATAACCTTAGCGAACTCGCGCTCGCCGGCCTAACAGACGAACAAAGCCTCCTTGCATTGATGGAAACAGGCTCTCACAAAGTTCGTCAAGCTGCTGTTACCAAATTAAAAACCGAAGAAAGCCTCAAGAAAGCTCTGACGCTAGTAAAAGGCCGCGACAAAAAATCGGCACAGACCATCAAGGCCAAACTGGAAGCCTTCAAACAGGCGGAATCCATACGACAAGCCGAGTTAGAAGCCCTCAATAAGCTTCAGAATAAACTGGATTATTTGCTGAGCCATGAGTCTGTCAATCACTTTGAAGGTGAAGTCATGGCCGTCCAACAGGCCTGGCTACAAATTCAGCAAGCCTCAACGGACATCGACTCCAAAACCACCGAGGCCGTTCAGCTACAAGTAGACCAGCTGACACATAAGGTTGCCTCGCTAAAAGAACTGGATGCCCAAAACGCAGAGTTTGCCAAACAACAAGCCATCAAACGTGAAGAAGCCCACCAATTAACCACGCAAATTCAAATACATATTCAGTCGCTTTCGACCTGGCAACACGGAGGCGAAACAGCAACGGAAACATTACAAGAGCAGCAAACCAGCCTGCAACAAGCATTCGACACACATGAAGATGCCGTGGACAAAGGCGAATACAAGCAGATGAAAGCGCTGCTTAGCCAGGCCGCACAGTTGCTGAATGCCATTAATCGCATTAATCAGTACCTACAAGACACTGCCACAACTGATCAACCAAGCACACCCGCGTCTGCCGAAAGCAACGATTTCAAAGTCATGCGCCGCGAACTCAAACAACTGAGCCAATTACTGGATGATCTAAAAGGCGAATCACAAGCGCTGTTGCCCGATGCTGCTAAGCCTCTTCAGCTGCGCCAGCAATACTTGCAAGATCAATTACAACAAACCCGACACCAAGAACAAGACAACGGCAAACAAGTGCAGCAGTGGCTTGATGACGCAGAGGCTGCCATTGACGCCAAAAAACCTGACGACGCCCGCCGTTTGTTAGCAAAATCGCGTAACCAAATACAAAAGCTGCCATCACAAGCTGCTCATCGCTTTCAACCGACACTGTCGCGCTTAAGTGCTGCGGTGAATGAATTGGATGACTGGAAACGATTCTCCACGGAACCTAAGCGGCGAGAACTTTGCCAGGCGATGGAAAAGCTCGCTGATG contains the following coding sequences:
- the dinG gene encoding putative ATP-dependent helicase DinG; this encodes MLTQAQKQSIQQAYSAFLKNRSLKPRQGQKMMIGQIARTLGAIERDGDGNRINDAGVCAIEAGTGTGKTVAYTLAVLPLAKALGKKVVISTATIALQEQILQRDLPDIQKYSDLNIRFALAKGRGRYLCLSKLDLNLNANMDQDNLFGFEQSAQSDDEERVQVFETMAKALLTGDWDGDRDNWQGEIDDDDWRALTADRNQCTGRRCQHVAQCAFIKARETLSTVDCVVANHDLVMADLALGGGAILPAPEDTIYVFDEAHHLPDIALRHFAGQTRVIGGMHWFDQCMKSIQEIGSENGGFIKLLNRLDLVPGMLLELKQLYGQLKPIVEELVAPLMAEVGDSMHLPYYRFEGGMIPGHLHQLAEVLRKRFSELVDELMAAHDVLSQSLDDNDTGLALPVVETLYADVGQMLGAAEKQLALWQAYSEELEDIPESRWIQLIESGGLIDYELCTSPLLAARTLRYYLWSRCYGAVLTSATLTALGEFHRLAMHAGIPKYTETSIVPSPFDYAANARFYVPGLKSDPGNHDAHSEEIARFIPQLSEGYQGVLVLFSSRRQLQDVYDLLDATWQSKTLCQSHMSKQKLLEEHRTAIDNGHQSILFGLASLAEGVDLPGEYCSHVIIAKIPFSVPSDPVDAALAEWLEGQGRNAFMEISLPEASQRLVQACGRLIRTEKDGGQVTLLDKRIVTKRYGRQILNALPPFHRMIEPNH
- a CDS encoding putative protein/MSMEI_2664 — protein: MLNKLFRPKWQHENPEVRKAAVEKLSANELDILKQIASSDIAEDVRELAMSKIQDADTLLALARSASSPQQKQEFLRQWARFIADPSQTAAFDAEQLLIECLDTELLNAIITYSSNNNLSELALAGLTDEQSLLALMETGSHKVRQAAVTKLKTEESLKKALTLVKGRDKKSAQTIKAKLEAFKQAESIRQAELEALNKLQNKLDYLLSHESVNHFEGEVMAVQQAWLQIQQASTDIDSKTTEAVQLQVDQLTHKVASLKELDAQNAEFAKQQAIKREEAHQLTTQIQIHIQSLSTWQHGGETATETLQEQQTSLQQAFDTHEDAVDKGEYKQMKALLSQAAQLLNAINRINQYLQDTATTDQPSTPASAESNDFKVMRRELKQLSQLLDDLKGESQALLPDAAKPLQLRQQYLQDQLQQTRHQEQDNGKQVQQWLDDAEAAIDAKKPDDARRLLAKSRNQIQKLPSQAAHRFQPTLSRLSAAVNELDDWKRFSTEPKRRELCQAMEKLADVELPAQQKAKEIHELQDQWKQLGFCQNKSLWEHFKQLGEKAYSPCRDAFHEQKEVRQFNAKQRQEICEQLEAYLNQHDWQSTDWHALDKLYQKVVEEWKRFSPVERDEHERLQARFSDCAGVIRDKLQGYKKANLSTLEQLAETAETLAQSIDDSGGVEGAIEQYQTLLEQWKSVGLVYHKPRQKIWQRFKDAGDSLYQQRSEQRQSADAERQHSLAQANALIEQLQTVSTTLANESDTEKAAELRQAARQLQADFNALDELPHKARAAVQKSFERQYSQYQQAGKQQKHSAWLNQFDQLMTICSEDGSNAASGLPASWLASLQQRANTAENPSAEQIKNQCLELEILLDAETPASDTSSRMEIQMKKLAGGLGQKPQQDIRSQLDNAINQWAATRQCEDTDLYTRYNERFKSAVRSWISNQT